The genomic window CCCCTAAGAGAAGAGCGTGAATTTCGTGAAGTTCTTGATTATTGGTAGGAGTCTCGAGGACTTGCGCCGGATTTACAAAAGAAATCAATGACCCTTTTCATGAGCATTGTACCATAGCTGGATTTCTGATGGGCTGGTTGTATGGCAATGCTCATTAGCTCATACGCGCCTGCATCAAGTGGTTTGACTACACATGTTCCAACAACAACCCCACCACTTGAAGCAACGATGCATTTTTACATCGGAAGGTAAGAACGAACCTTTTCTTCCGAAGGGTCAGCGAGCAGTAGCAGTTCCATTGGTGCATCCATTGCTGGAACTTCTTGGATAAGTAGCGACATTTTCGTTCTGTTGCCCAACGGGCCGGGGCTGACTGCGTCCACGCGGCTTCAATGGGTATGGTCCAGGAGATTGTTGAGTGATTTCTCCTTGAATGCACCTCTACAAAGAACTTTGGCTTCTTCAATCCACGCAACACGTTGCTCTCTCGTGCTGGTTACGACCGCCGTGAAAATCCTGCGGTGGAATGAGCGGACCCCGCAGAGATCAAATATGCATCGCCTCCAGATCGCATCCAGTGGATCTCCAAACACAGTCTGTTCTCTCGTTTCCTCGGTGTTCGATGTATTCAAGACAACAGCGGCCTTTGCCCGGAGCAGCCCGATGGGGACGCCTTCGCCATTATCTCCTTCCTCAAACCGGTAGGTGAGGCCAGGTCGGAATACACGGTCGA from Desulfonatronum sp. SC1 includes these protein-coding regions:
- a CDS encoding GNAT family N-acetyltransferase; translated protein: MVASSGGVVVGTCVVKPLDAGAYELMSIAIQPAHQKSSYGTMLMKRVIDFFCKSGASPRDSYQ
- a CDS encoding NAD(P)H-dependent oxidoreductase; the protein is MKILIILGHPDPGSLNHAIAHAVRDDMVNAGHEVLLRDLYMEGFNPVLSAEEIPENGNVPAEIQAHCNDLSSADGIVIVHPNWWGQPPAILKGWIDRVFRPGLTYRFEEGDNGEGVPIGLLRAKAAVVLNTSNTEETREQTVFGDPLDAIWRRCIFDLCGVRSFHRRIFTAVVTSTREQRVAWIEEAKVLCRGAFKEKSLNNLLDHTH